The Solanum dulcamara chromosome 2, daSolDulc1.2, whole genome shotgun sequence region ATTACATATATCTttatttagagcccgtttggattggcttaaaagTTGGTCAAATCTACTTTTAAGTCAGTTTTCGATTTCTGAAAGTGTTTGgcaaatataaaataacttaaaataatattaaaatgacttaaaataCGTTAAAAACCAAAAGTAGGCCCCCCCCTACTTTTTATTGTTCGACTTAAAAGTCATTTAagtttgactttttatttttgacttaaagctactttttttaagccaatccaaacgggctcttttTTTGGGGACTTCTTTTCTCATCGTATACTGTTCAACCCCTTTCTTTGAATGACAGAGATATTTTTCAGCTGAACACTTGTCTTATTAATGGGAATGGATCTTTGATGACCTATAGttaaatgatattttcaagaatatttttgGTTTGGTGGTTTACTTAAACTTATGTAGCTCGCTCCTTTAAAATCATAGTAGTAAAAATTATGGGTGTTACGTTACCAGtttccccaaaaaaaaaagaagtaaaaattaTGGTTGTTTTTTCAAAACTTATTTGCCCTGTATTAATGGCCAAATTGTGTAGTGGAATAAAAAACAACCAGGTGTATTATTGTCCTGGTTAAATTCTGATCATTAATTTGAGGCTTAAATCCGCAATGTTATGCAAGTAAGTTTAACATTTATATTTGTGAAGAACGGCGACGTCCGGACTAAAGTTACCTATGTATGAGAAAAGGTGTAATAAGATATTTTGCACAAAATCTTATGGTGGCTAACTTGTTTCATTTTGTCTCCTTCCACTTTATGGCTGCAGGGACAAAGTCTTTGAACAACAAAAAATTTTGTATCCTTCTCGTGTTATTATATCGTTTCATTACCAACATAGAGTTGGGTCATTCTTCCAGTCTTTCGGACTTTAGTAGTAGTTTGCACTTGCAGGCATGTGGGTTGAATTGTTTAATTACTTATATGAAAACTGACGTTGGTATGTGGTCTATGTAGTTTTCTTAACCTTATCCTTTTCTAGCTCTGATTTAAGAAGTAATATAGAGAATTTGGAGAAGAACAGTGTAACTAATCTGAAGACGTTGGTTAATATTGGCTCGGAAGTATACGTGCAAGCTGAtgtgtaagtctttcttatctTTATTTAAATGTCAGTAGAAAATTGTTGGATATATAAAAGTTAAGTGATGTCTGCTTTTATTTGAACATGTATTGACATTTTTTGCCTTCTTTTTCatttataattgaaaatttgtatCTTGACGATTTCTAATACCCCAATATTTTCATCCACTGCATATTGATATTTCTTCTTGAGTTGATCTGACAGGCCAgatacaacacacatatttGTTGATGTCGGACTTGGATTTCATGTGGAGTTCACTTGGTCGGAAGCTCTAAATTATATTTCAGCAAGGGAGGAGAAATTGGCCAGGTATGAGTAATGTCTTATTTCCATGTGAGATTTAAATTCAAGTAAAGTCCCTTTCAAAATCTTAACTATTGTATCTTAACTATTATGTAAGCGATAAGTTGGTCTATGATAAATCCATCTTCTGTTCTTAAGATTTGGAAAATAAGTGCAATGATAAACTATAACATTCAGTAAATTGGTCATCTTAATAATAGATCGAATACCTCAAGGAGCGTTCAATATGATGTAGAGTTAGGATCTCTTTCTCACTAATCAGAAGAGATAGGATGTATTTGATGAATCTAATTACTGGTAAGTCAGACACTTGAAGTTTGATCGCAATTTTCCAGTGTCAACGACATGTATTGGTAACAAGTTTTAATAGCCATTATGGCATTTTCCATGCAATGGACCGAGTCTGGCTATGGAGGAATATGCACGAACGCACGAGAAAATAGCAGTCTTAATAGTTTTCAAAGAACTCAAGCGTTGAAGTTGTGAAGGAAAAGCTAAAAACCCTGTTTAAGCAATAATTGGCAACTCTAATAGAGATTTGTATAGTACTGGTAAAGCTAAAATCTCCTGAACTACTATCCACTGACAGCATAACTCAACTAATAGCTCCAGATTATTCTGCTCAAGCATGTTTTTGTTTTCCAGTTTGGATAAACTATAATTAGACT contains the following coding sequences:
- the LOC129880136 gene encoding uncharacterized protein LOC129880136 is translated as MDTIKQEKVRRFEEFIDRRLKPDLVHAIVERDKVFEQQKIFSDLRSNIENLEKNSVTNLKTLVNIGSEVYVQADVPDTTHIFVDVGLGFHVEFTWSEALNYISAREEKLARQIEEYTRLIASIKAQIKMVCEGIRELLQLPEELAY